One Carya illinoinensis cultivar Pawnee chromosome 5, C.illinoinensisPawnee_v1, whole genome shotgun sequence genomic window, AGTGAAATCATCATTAAGGAGAATCGTACTGCATTACCAAGGAGTCAGCAGGAAAAAAATTGGAAATGAATTCCTCACAAGGGTCGAATAGAACATCTAATGAAGCTAGAAAATAATCGAACATCTTCAAAAAGCAATGTTGTGAAAGACATTTCTGAAACTAACCCAAGGTGTTTGTATATATGCCATCAAGCTATGAGATTGAGGGGTAAAATTGGTTCACAGTCCATAACATCTTCACCATCCAGAGTAACAATGAGTTGAAGAATAGTGGTGGGGCTCGTATTTACTACAGTGAGATCTTAGTGTGTTAGGGTACTTCAAtataaaatcatcaataaacactaAACACGCGTGCAcgcgcacagagagagagagagagagagagagagagagagagagagagagagctctgaTGAAAAGTTTTGCACTGCTAGAGGCATTCCCGGCACAATCAGTTATTAAAATTCAGGCAAAATGAGATCCTAAATTCCACATGTGGATAGTTTTCATACttgagcaaaaaaataaaaatcctaacTTGGTAAACAGCACGGCACCATTTCACAGTTCGAACATACGGACCAAAAGAAAGCCCTCTTGACCTGAGAGCAACGCAGTAGAATAACCCACTCAGTTACGTCAATCAAAAGAGCAAGACACAAATTAACAGAAGTTCTACCTCTCTTTTGTGACTTACCATGAATTGGTCCGAGATGTCTAGCCCAACGTATTTACCCAAATTATTCCACTTTTATTAAGAGATTAAATAAATTCTTTCGCTTTCTGTCAACGCAAAATCAAAGCACttgtacataaaaaaataaaaaatagtagtaCGCTTAATTTCTACAATCTTTTGGTGGACTAGTAAGAAATTAGAGCTCCATACTTACAATTTTCCATACTCGAccccaagaaaattaaaaaaggtaCCGTTTTTACTGGAATTTAAACTGAGTTTTCAATAACAATAACCTAAAATATGAGCTCTTGGAAACTCCATGTTTCCTTCACTAagttttctcagcaaccaaacagagagTTACTTTCTTTTCCTACCCCAATAAAAACAAGTgtcaataaaacaaaaacaaaacccgAAAATAAAGAcgaagaaagaaataagaaagacgAAGAATGGACTGAGTAGGAGAAGCTTGCCGTTGCTTTGGTTGTCGCTGTCTCGAGCTTCACAACAGACCCTAAAACCTTTGGTCGTATAGTACCTGGAGCTCCTACACCAACCAAACCTCAGAAACTTTTTCCTGGAATCCGATTCCGAGCTCCATTTTCCCGGGAAGTTTGGCAGGGGAATTGAAACCGGAGTGAAAGCGGATTTCAAAATTTGTAGAGAGGCCATTTGGTAAATTTGGAGCAAGTAGGAGAAGAAGTTCTAGAGAGATTTCATTGCcagagttcaaaaaaaaaaaataaagaaaataagaaaaagaagggaagTGGTTTGAGACTGAAGAAGAGGAGGCGGGGAAGGGGCGTATTTTAGTGCGGGAGCGCTTCCTGTGGCTAACGTGCGCGGTGAGAGGTACAGGCAGGTTTGTGGCTGCAAGTTGCGGTTAGAATACGGACAAATGGAAACTTGTTCTCAAGTCTTTCcccaatttttaaataaataataaaacccatacatcatttaaaaataaataataaataaactaaattattgGGAAAATCACAACACAACTacgttataataattaaaatctcACTTATTCCATTGGTTCCTTttcattgttttaatttttttaactaaacaaatgaataattcataattcataaaagttttaacacaatttaaaaagaaaagaaaataaaagaaattggagTTCTATTTCTGAGGTAGTAGGCACCAGGCAGTGGTAGCCTCAAATTCTTAGAGTTGTGTGTTAACTGAGAAATTTAAAAAGTGATTAGGAAGATATGAAAGGAGAAGAGGATATTTAGGTCCCCACAAGAAGGTTGGTTAATGCATGAAACGAGAAGTAGGTTGTTTGGACACTAGtattagatgaaataattttagataaaagttaaaagttaaataaatgttattttttaatattattattattttaaaatttaaaaaagttaaattatttattatattttgtataaaaattttaaaaaattataataataaaacgaGAAGAAATGAGATGGATTGAGAATATCATGATATATATTGACCTTTAAGATTTCATcatcttttaaattattttaaatttataagtaCTTAACACAGAGAGATGATATtcaacaacaaccaaaaaaCCTATatgcttaaaaaattatatatgaataaaagaAGACAAAAGAGGGGAAAAtgtctaattttttaaatttcataaccTTTCAAATGAATAGACGATGCGATTTAACAAGAGTAAAGTTATTGTTTcgaaaatcacataaatatatatatatatatatatatatatatatatatatatatttatatcatcaTACATTGCGGTtttgttttacaaaaatatgaaGTCTGCACCACGGCAACCCCAAAATTAGCGCGCAAACAACGCTGTTTTTTAGTACTGATTTGAGGTTTTGGACTTGCGTATACGATGGGAAGCTAGCAATCATAAATCAAGACGTAgagaatacacacacacacacacacacgtatgtatatataagtatatatttgACAACATCTGGTTGGACTACAGCCTGAAAACTTGGACTATTTTTGAGGCAGAGAGCAACCAATTACAACAAATTACATACTCCAAGTAGATGTATATAGTTCCAACAAACATGTGCAATTCATCTACAACGACACGTCAAAGAAACTCATAGAGTTCCTTACAAGTTACAACCAAATAGGGGACAACAATTTTAACTAAAACTTGTGTGTTAATAAAACCAAAACTACAATCTGCACGAATACTCAGTCCTGAAGGATGATAATCCGAGTAATTGAGCTACCCTAGGCTTTAGTTACACAGCATATCATGGAAAGATTGAGTCCCTAAGTGATGGTCTTGACCTGGATTGATTGGAAAGCCATTGGGGTTGCACGGGTTGGAGGGACGTCTGAGACCACCAAAACAGCATCTCTCTCTTTCAGCATCCCTCCTGATTTTATTAGGTCAATGGTTTCTGAGATGTTAGCTTCCATGTCAGCCGATAAATCAACAAGGAGCGGAATTACTCCCCATTGCAGATTCAGAGCCCTACGGGTGTTATCATCATTCGTAAATGCAAATATGGGAGGGTTTGGACGGTTGCGTGACAGGAGTGATGCCATGTGTCCATGCTTCGTGTACACAAAGATTGCGTCCACACCAAGTTTGTTAGCTACAGACACAGCACATAGTTGTAGTTCACCAGTTAacgaaacataaaaataaaacatttaattCTCACATGCCAAGTACTTGGTGTGTGCAATAAATTTGGGATCCAGTCTTCTCACTTAAAAAAAGTACTTGGTGTGTGCAATAAATTTGGGATCCAGTCTTCTCACTTAAAAAAAGTACTTGGTGTGTGCAAATGAGACAGAGATATAGAGAGCATGCTTTTGTGTACCAATCTATAATGTCACATAATTTGCATTTTAGTAACTCCTTAATAATAAACAACACAACAAGAAGAGCTAACAGCTACCATTTAGGTAGTTTCGGAATTGGGGATGATAGAATCAGACGGGGGCTGTGAAATTACCCATTTCTGCAGCACATTTGCATATCTGCTCAGCAATTCGATCAGGCAATGATACTCCAAGTTGATACTGATGGAGACGACTTTGTTGATTTTCCACACGACCCCATGATTCCATTCGACTGCTGGTCATCTGCAGGACAGAAAGAGCCTTCTGTCCATATAAACCAATAGCTGACTCACCGGACAACATCAGCGCATCAGCATACTGCCTAACTGCTTCAGAAACATCTGCAACCTGATGGAACCGAACCATAGAATCAATAATACAATGTTCAAGAAGTCCCTACTGTTTAACGCATTATTCCTCAAGCACACTCCCCTTTCTTCCATACAGAATTCCTCATAACCAAAATAATAACAGCAGTGGTAGTAGTACTTATTGTACTTGTAGGATGGTACCTCAGCGCGTGTTGGGGTGGGATATTCAACCATGGACCCAAGAAGTTGAGAAGCTACAATTACTGGCTTGTTTAGTTGCCTGCAAAGATGAACTATTTCTTCTTGCACGATAGGAATCTGTTCAAGTGGAATCTCAACTCCAAGGTCACCCCGAGCCACCATGATTCCATCTGAGGCCTCTATTATCTCTTCCAATTTCTGTAGAGACTCCAAGCACTCTATCTTTGCCACTACCTTCGTGGATCTGTGAATAAGAACTATTCAGTTCTTTCAGGCGAACTTGAAGAAAAAGTGATAATGAATAAAACCTAAGCATATTTATTCCAAGCAAAAACAATAAGCTTGATTAAAATATGCATTCCAACttttagaaaattaaaaggGTGATCTAGCAAACCTAAACATTATAAGCCATAAGTGTTAACTAGGATTGGTAACAATCAAAGTTTTTTTTAGCATATTGAGGGGGGTAAATAGGATAAAGTTTCTTTCCATAGCTGGTGATCCATCACCATACTGTGGGCAAGTGGCGCTAAGTTCAATCACAGGGAAGAGATACTGCCTCAAATCACATTTTCAGAAGAAACAACATATTTTCCGAAGAAACTAGCATTGATGAAATTTCAAGTTGTCAATTAGTGGTGATAGGTCAAAGAATTTAAGAAGAATCAATTATATTGTTcaagaggaggaaaaaaaagcTATCAATATGTAGAActcagccaaaaaaaaaaaagattaaaattgaaTTTGTGACAGTGCACTTCCTTACACAGATGATTTGGTGGAGAGGTAGTTCTTAAGATGTCTGACAAAACCGGAATCATTTACAAATGACATGGCAATGAAATCGACACCTTCAGAAACTCCAAATTCAATGTCAGCCCAATCCTGTGGATCAGACAATataaattatgaatatatgatgaTGAAAATATATTCTATAGTTATGGGTTTCGTAGCATCATCTGAAGACAGATGAGGCATCTAATCAGTGATTCAGTTCAAAATtgtttaaaacacttttcaTGTTTTCATGACCAGTAAACAAGTCGGCAAAAAGAGGGAAGAGAAGATGATTTCAGGCACATTGATGCTTTAATCAGGGAGCTGGTTTAGAGCAAATGCTGCAGAAATGACAAAGAAACTTCACATTCACCAGTTACAAGGACCAAAGCATGCCATTATGTTAAACTTATATGTCCATAAGTGGAAAAAAGAGAATCTAAAAGCCAAACAGgctggaaaataaaattcaagaaCAAAGTATGCAAAATCAACCTTAGTTGATAGAGTAAGAATCCCATAATTCCTCCCCACCAGCTTCCCATCTCTCCAAAAGCTCAATTTGGCTCGAGGCAGGAATAAACCAGGGTCAGTGCACTTACAACGTAAATCACTCCCAATCTTTTCTAATACTTCAAACCCTGCCATTCCACCGTCAATAATAAGTTCATCTCCCACCTCGATACCTGCCCAGGTAGTAAATCATAGCCAAATGCATATCAGTAAAGTTaattgagagagagattatatatgtgtgtgtgtgtaaaaaGATAGGCAGGTGGGCTGGGAATCTGATTCTTGATtcaattagtattaatatgcGACTACCTTCAGAAAAACCTTCATAGTTAGCTTGAACAGTGAATGGACGCGAACCCTCAAACTTTTGCGCTGTAAACAGCCAGATTGAACCATCCTGATGATCCCATTAGAAGGTGAATCTATCAAAATTGCATCTTTCTTATGATAGATCAGCATTGTGAACAAAACATAAAAGGAGACCGTACTCATCTTTTTTCCCTAGTTAACACCTATGTTGAATTTTTTCTAGACACAACCAAACCCAATTAGTGAGTTCAATACATTTACCTCTGCTTTGACAGAGGAAGGAGCTCCATGATCCACCACATGAATCTGACTACCTTCAGTATCAATCATGACCGAAACACAAAAtcctttttcttcatttaagcTCTTAATCTTCCTAATCACATCTCGGTGCCACTCCCTCGCATTCTGACACATATTAAGCCTAGCCACATTCATCCCTCCCAATGCCAACTTCTCCAAATCCTCCAAGGAGCAACACGCTGGTCCTATTGTGCACACGAGCTTCGTCTTCCTCATTCCCATAAACCCCTTCTCCCTCAACTCCCCCTCCGAAACCACATCAAACCCCAAAACTCCCCTTAAACCCTTGAAATCCCACAAACCTTCCGATTCCTCCCCACTTACTCGCACCACTGTCCTTACTCCAATCCCAACCTTTCCCTTCATCTTCCCTCCATTGCAACAAAACCCGCCACCAAAACAGGGGGTTCCAAAGACCCAATTCTTCGATTCCAAACAAGGGATTTTCGTGATAATAGTACCACGCATAAGACTTAAACCCCAGACGACCGCCATGGACCGAAAAACTAAAGGCTCTCAAATGAACTTCTTGACGAGGATTTAGACTTGATGATGAAAATGTCAGAGGTCAAAGACTTACTTGTGATTGAAACAGCTTGACTAGTAAAGAAAACAGAGTTATCGATAGAATTGAGGCAGTTTTGGATCGAAAACCCCACAGGAGTTTGGATGGCGGAGCTTCCAAGGCGAGGTGGAGGGGTGCCGGGGATTCATTATGGACAATATtccatacaaaaaaaattaaataaaggaGGACAGGTAAGAAACCGTAGTTTAGGTATTGTTTGTACTTTGTACCCACCCACTGTCTAACAACGGGCTGGTTTTGTGCGTTTGTTTTGGGGGTGGGGGGTGTTGGTGAAGTTGGACGAGTCAGTCAGCTGTCCCGATTTAACGGTCAACTAACCTTTCCGGGGTGGTGTTGGCTTTATTTTTTGTGGTGATATATGCAGCAGTTTCACTTTCCTGCCTGCAGCATTTGAATTTTGGACTCTCTGGCTTATACCCAGGGGAAGCGTTGTACGGTTGGGGTCCAGAGACATAAGAGTGAAAAGAAATGGCAGACTGGAAAGTGAGGTATCAAACATTTGGACAAGAAAATGCAATGACCAGAGGCAAGTAGATTCGAGGAGAAGATTCAGATATACTTCCCGCGTGAAAAATCTCAGATGTCCGTCTGcagtatatatgtttttttgaaaaatgctgAGGCAACCGCAAGGAGAAACCGCGGCGTAATCGCATCCCGCGTGGCATTAAATGGATACGGCACTGTTTCATTTTCTCGTATCTCAAAACCATTTTTTCTCATATCCACACTTCGCCGCTTCTTCTTCTGCAAATAGCAAATTGATGGGGAGGAGGAAAAGCAAGAGGAATCTGGGTTGGATTCCAAGGTGGGTCATTTTACTCGTGTTCAATGTTTCTTATCTGGGTTTGTGAATTGGTTCCAATACCTTATCTGTAATTGTGGATGGGTAGGTAGTATTTGCATGATTATGCAGAGAcgggacgagagagagagagggttaaaACTAGGAAGTGGGAAGTGGGAGGAAGACCTTGGACTTGGGCGttgttattgtttttgttttctttccatACTTTGCATGCTGAAACGTGCGGGCCAATTGCGAACTGGTAAAATCGCCATTGAGGCAATAATAATCTAGGGACAACTGGAGAAGACCAGTGACTTCGTGGATTCGTGAGTGTGGCTCTGTGGTTTCGTGGATTCGTGGGTGTGGCTTTGTGGAGAAGACGAAGAGAAGAGACCAGTCATGGCTTCATGGGTGTTTCGGTGGGTTGATGGAGACAGAACGATGAATGTGAAGAAGACGAATAGAGGTCTGCGGCTTGGAGAAGACGAAAGGTAATCGTGGggatggagaagaagaagatggagaaaaTATAAAGTGAGAGTGGGGGCGAAATAGGGATGGAGACCAGGGACCCCTTCTGTCTTCGAGCAAGAAACGAAATGATGCCATTTGTTTTTTCCACGTCGTACGCGATGCCGCGGCAGGGACGCAGGCCGGTTGTccatttctgattttttttttttttttttaaagcgcaTCCATGCGGTCCTGTAacagagagaaaatagagatcAAGGCCCCAAACAAACGTTCATCtaatgattatatttttaaaattttttaaaataaattataaaaaataattttattttttgaaaattttaaaataaaaattatattaaaaaattatattataataatattttattctatttttaacttCCATATTACCTTATATCATTTCTAAAACTTAAATTTAcgagtttatgtttttggtttGGATAATCTCTAAAAGTAATGGCACTGAATTATGCATCTGTATTTGTAaagtcatatttgcataatatctATACTAATCCATTATTTactctttaaatattattttactaattatttctcCTTCCTccaactctctctcactctttctcacaacctttttcctcttctccctCCCTCGACAACACAACAAATATTCACTTTcaccttcattttatttttataatatattatattcttgtatcattttattatgattgtaatataatatataaaaaaatatgttattattattatatttgtattattaatgTCAAATATACGTAGTGGATGctaattataaaatacatatataaaaaaagtaattttaggaaaaaattaataataataaatattttattattattttgactcaaATATGTATAATCTAATGTGAGAGTTTTTCTTAAATAGCAAAGTCAATCTCTGAAAGTGGTACTTTTGCATATGTATATGCATAAATCAATATCAATGCTCTTATGAATGATATTGTTGTTTAATTGGAGTGCTTCCAAATTTGAAGGCTGTCATAGGCAGCAAattattatttcaaatattttagtaagcagttttataattttaacaaatGAGAAGTGCTATAATTTggaattgtttttatattttacttgaaaatataaaaaatttgtaatgattagatgagataaaatgagatgagttgagagaaTCTTCTAATCCAAACAATCCCTAAAAGACACATTAGCAAGAAGCCCTCTAATTAGGAGGATTATGATTATTGCTCTACCTTTTGTTGCAATCCATTTCCCTTAATGTTTCCACCTACAATTAACAGGCTCAGAGAaagaacaaaaaggaaaaaaaaaaaaaaaaacctttttaaCTATACAAGCCTAAAATTACCAGCTTCATGCagatcttttataaaaaaaaatagaccctattataaaaattaaaaataactttatgtTGGTGGAACTcactttttcataaaaaaaaaaaaaaactcggtAAGACTTATGCATTTAGAACTTGTCCATATCATTACtatttgagttttgttacatacaagcaaagtcgcgtattagtctgcgtattaatattgattattttatacttaaaagttaaattaacactattttcaataaaatttactttttgatcaattacaataaattagtgcacatattaatgcacaaaTATGCTTGCAACTAAACTTTTCCTTACTATTTTACCATATGTTATGGCCCCGATGAATGGTGTTTGGTTCAGTTGAAAATGACagaaaatgtaagaaaattACGAAGAATTTGACCATGGTAGTCTCCAAGAATGGGCTTAAATGTAAGAAAATTACGAAGAATTTGACCATGGTAGTCTCCAAGAATGGGCTTTAATACAAGGCTAGCTTCAGCACTAGTTTTATACACTTTTAATAGGCTGAATTACTTCAAACAACTCAACTAAATTGACCCACCTACAACTAATAAAAGACCAGCCCAATGAACTAAGCCTCACATCCAGTAGATTCGCCACCATGATCGATCTCTCTCAATgggagtagagagagagagagaaaaa contains:
- the LOC122312019 gene encoding pyruvate kinase isozyme A, chloroplastic-like, whose product is MAVVWGLSLMRGTIITKIPCLESKNWVFGTPCFGGGFCCNGGKMKGKVGIGVRTVVRVSGEESEGLWDFKGLRGVLGFDVVSEGELREKGFMGMRKTKLVCTIGPACCSLEDLEKLALGGMNVARLNMCQNAREWHRDVIRKIKSLNEEKGFCVSVMIDTEGSQIHVVDHGAPSSVKAEDGSIWLFTAQKFEGSRPFTVQANYEGFSEGIEVGDELIIDGGMAGFEVLEKIGSDLRCKCTDPGLFLPRAKLSFWRDGKLVGRNYGILTLSTKDWADIEFGVSEGVDFIAMSFVNDSGFVRHLKNYLSTKSSVSTKVVAKIECLESLQKLEEIIEASDGIMVARGDLGVEIPLEQIPIVQEEIVHLCRQLNKPVIVASQLLGSMVEYPTPTRAEVADVSEAVRQYADALMLSGESAIGLYGQKALSVLQMTSSRMESWGRVENQQSRLHQYQLGVSLPDRIAEQICKCAAEMANKLGVDAIFVYTKHGHMASLLSRNRPNPPIFAFTNDDNTRRALNLQWGVIPLLVDLSADMEANISETIDLIKSGGMLKERDAVLVVSDVPPTRATPMAFQSIQVKTIT